In the genome of Halobacterium noricense, one region contains:
- a CDS encoding 50S ribosomal protein L16 encodes MSDNPASMYRKIDKPSYTRRDYVTGIPGSKIAQHQMGDLQADGDDYPVQISLAPEEECQLRHGSLEAARLSANRHLIKELGEGNYKMQLRKFPHQIIRENKQATGAGADRVSDGMRQAFGVPVGTAARISPGDKLMTAYCDVDQAEEVKEAFRRAYNKITPPCKINVERGEELLVR; translated from the coding sequence ATGTCGGACAACCCGGCCTCCATGTACCGGAAAATCGACAAGCCGTCGTACACCCGTCGCGACTACGTCACGGGAATTCCGGGCTCGAAGATTGCACAGCACCAGATGGGCGACCTGCAGGCGGACGGGGACGACTACCCCGTCCAGATTAGCCTCGCCCCCGAGGAGGAGTGCCAGCTCCGCCACGGCTCGCTCGAGGCCGCGCGCCTCTCCGCGAACCGCCACCTCATCAAGGAACTCGGCGAGGGCAACTACAAGATGCAGCTCCGCAAGTTCCCCCACCAGATCATCCGGGAGAACAAGCAGGCGACCGGCGCGGGTGCGGACCGTGTCTCCGACGGGATGCGCCAGGCGTTCGGCGTCCCGGTCGGCACCGCGGCCCGCATCTCCCCCGGCGACAAGCTGATGACGGCGTACTGCGACGTCGACCAGGCCGAAGAAGTCAAGGAGGCGTTCCGCCGCGCGTACAACAAGATCACGCCGCCGTGCAAGATCAACGTCGAGCGCGGTGAAGAGCTGCTCGTCCGGTAA